Within Streptomyces roseirectus, the genomic segment GGCCTCATCGCGACGAAGGCCGGCAGCGTGCCCGACCCACAGACCCACGTGCGTGACAGGGCCCCCGGCCGCCTCGGTGCCCCGTCCCTTTCGGCTGCAGCCCCACGCGTGCGTTGACGGGGACGACTGCACTCGCCCCGCACCCCTCCGGTCCGGCGGACGCAGTCCCGCGTGCACGACCGCTGTCCCTCGGACGGCCGCCCGGGATGCCGCGAGGTCCGGTGCCTTACCGCCCGCGCGGGGCCGGTCCCTCCTCGGCCCCGACGGCGCCGTCAACACTGTCCTTGCCGCCTGCGCGTGGGCCGGTCCGGCATGGACGTCGGAGTGCGCCGAGGCCCGTCCGCCGGCCTGGGCGGGAGGCGCCGGTGGCCTCCCCCAGAGGCCCGTGGCGGGGCGAGGGCGTCGGCAGTGCCTCAGCGCCGGCCCGTCGGCCCGTGGGCGCGAGCCCTTCTCGCCGGTGCGCAGACCTCGGCAGGTCGGGCGTTGTCGGTGGGGCCTGCGAGGATGGGGGCATGGCGAAGGAGCGGAGCGGCAGGCGGGGGGACGGCGAGGGGGTCGCCGAGGAGGTCGACGGCGGGACGGCGCGGCTCGTGCCCGACCGGGACCGGACGCGGGCGTGGACGCTGCTGGTCGACGGGGCGCCGCAGTCGCACGTGGACCTCGACGACCCGGGGTTCCTGTCGTTCGAGTACCAGCGCAGGCTCGGTCATGTGATCGACCTCGTCGCGCCGAAGGGGAAGCCGATCCACGCTGTGCACCTGGGCGGCGGCGGGTTCACGCTCGCGCGGTACGTCGCCGCGACCCGGCCCCGCTCCACCCAGCAGGTCGTCGAGCGGGACGCGCGCCTCGTCCAGTTCGTGCGCAGGGAACTGCCCCTGGACCCGGCCGCACGGATCCGCGTCCGGTCCACCGACGCGCGCGAGGGCCTGGCGAAGGTCCCCGACGGATGGGCGGACCTGGTGATCGCCGACGTCTTCAGCGGCGCGCGCACCCCGGCGCACCTGACGTCGACGGAGTTCCTGGACGACGTCCGCCGCACGCTGGCACCGAACGCCGTCTACGCCGCGAACCTCGCCGACGGCCCGCCGCTCACGTACCTGCGCGCCCAGATCGCCACCGCCGCCGCCCGCTTCCCCCACCTCGCGCTCCTCGCCGACCCCACGGTCCTGCGAGGCCGCCGCTTCGGCAACGCCGTCCTGGTCGCCTCCGACGCGCCCCTGCCGGTCCCCGAACTGACCCGCCGAGCCGCCTCCGACCCCCACCCCGTCCGCATCGAACACGGCCGCGCCCTCACGGACTTCACCGGCGGCGCGACCCCGGTCACAGACGCCTCGGCAACCCCGTCCCCGGCCCCACCGGCATCGGTCTTCCACTAGCCCACACCCCACACGAGCCCGCCACCGCCACCGACCGAGGGACTCCGCGAGCACGCCCCGCACAACACCGGCCCCGCACCAGACCGCCCCGCACGAGCCCGCCCCCGCCGGACCGACCCGGACGAGGTGCGGCACGCCCCCTCCACGTGCCGCACCCCGAGTACCCGTAGTACTTCCGCCCCACCCCCGGGCCCGGCCCGAGCGAGCGCCCCCCACCGCCCGAACCCCGCCCGAGCCCCACCCGGTGAGTTCCCCGGCCGACCCCAGCCGACCAGCCCCCGTCGAGCGAGCCCCGCTCGTCCAGACCTCGCCAGGCGAGCCCTGTCGGGCAAGGCCCGCCGGGCAAGCCCTCCGCCAGGAGAGCCCCGCCCCAGCCACAGCCGAACCCAGCTCGCCCTCGGCAGACCCCGGCCGAGCGAGCCACAGGCCGATCCTCACCGGACGAGCCCCAGCCGCCCCGCCAGGCGCCGCCCCGCCCGAGCGAAGCCCCGGCGACGGCGTGAGCGACTTCGCCCCCACCCCCGCAGAGCCCCCACCCGAGCGGAACCCCCGAGCCTCGCCCCCCACAGCGCCCCCGCCCGAGCGGAACCTCCAACCCCCGCCCGAGCGACCCCCGGCACCCATACCCCGAGGCCCCCTACTTCCCGGAGCCCCGAGGTCCCCTACCTCCAGGCCCCTTAGACCCCCTACCTCCCGAGGCCCCAGCCCCCCTTACAACCCCCGCTCCCCCTCCACCCCCGGCAGAACCCCCGTCCGAGCCACCTGCCCGTACCACCGCGCGCTCGACTTCAGCGTCCGAGCCAGCGTCCCGTAGTCCACGTACACCGCCCCGAACCGCTTCCCGTACCCGTACGACCACTCGAAGTTGTCCAGGAGCGACCACAGGAAGTACCCGCGGACATCGGCCCCGTCGGCGAGGGCGTGGCGGATCGCGGCGAGGTGGGCGTGGAGGTAGGAGATCCGCTCGGGGTCGTGGACGCGCCCGTCGGGATCGGGCTTGTCGTCGTAGGCGGCGCCGTTCTCGGTGATGTAGAGGGGGAGACCCGGCGCCTCACGGGTGTAGCGCATGATCAGCTCGTGCAGCCCGCTCGCGTCGATCGTCCAGCCCATCTCCGTCCGCTCGCCCGGAGTCTGGTGGAAGGCGACGTCGTCGGCGCCCGGCCAGGGCGAGTGCGTGCTGGCCCCGTGCCCGTCGGCGCCCTGCCCCTTGGCTCCCGCCCCGCCCGCCGAAACCAGCGTCGGCGCGTAGTAGTTGAGCCCGAGCGCGTCCAACGGCTGGTTCGCGGTGCGCAGATCACCGTCCTGCACGAACGACCAGTCCGTGAGGGACGACGTCGACGCCAGCAGCGTCTCCGGGTACGCCCCGTGCAGGATCGGCCCGTGGAAGGACCCGTTGGCGAGGTCGTCGATCTTGCGGACGGCCTCGAGGTCGGCCGGGTCCTGGGAAAGGGCCCGCAGGACATGGGAGTTGAGGCTGATGGCCACCGAGTTGCGGGCCGGCATCACCGACCGCAGCGCCGAAGTGGCCAGCCCGTGGCCCAGGTTGAGATGGTGGGCCGCCTTCAGCGAGGCCACCGCGTCGGTCCGCCCCGGCGCGTGGACCCCGGAGCCGTAGCCGAGGAAGGCGCTGCACCAGGGCTCGTTGAGGGTGATCCAGTGCTCCACCCGGTCGCCCAGCGCCTCGCCGACGATCTGGGCGTACTCCGCGAACCGCAGCGCCGTGTCCCGCGCCGGCCAGCCGCCCGCGTCCTCCAGCTCCTGCGGCAGGTCCCAGTGGTAGAGCGTGAGCGCCGGCTTGATCCCGGCCGCGAGCAGCTCGTCCACGAGCCGCCGGTAGAAGTCCAGGCCGACCTGGACGGCGGGCCCGCGCCCGGTCGGCTGCACCCGTGACCAGGAGACCGAGAACCGGTACGCGTTCAGCCCCATGTCCGCCATCAGTGCCACGTCGTCGCGGTAGCGGTGGTAGTGGTCGACAGCGATGTCACCGGTCTCGCCGGCGGCGGTCTTCCCCGGCGTGTGGCTGAAGGTGTCCCAGATCGAGGGGGTTCGGCCGCCTTCCCGCACCGCCCCCTCGATCTGGTACGCGGAGGTCGCGGCGCCCCAGAGGAAGGTGGAGGGGAAGGTGACAGGTGTAATGGGCTCAGACATGGAAGCGCTCCCATAGGTGGTCGTCGAGACCGACGGAGAGTGGAGGGGGGATGGGGTGAGGGTGAGCCTGCGAAGGTGTGAAGTGGGGGACGAGGCGCGGGAGTCGTACGGATCGGGGTCGATGGGACATGGGAGACAAGGGGAGTTGACCGCACGGCACTCAACACACCGTGAGGGCGGCGGAGTCGAGCTGACCGGCGTCAACCCCCGGCTTCAGCAGGGGAATTGATCCGACCGGCGTCAATCCCGCCGCACATGCGAGGGAGTTGAACCGATGGGCACCAACACCCCACGCCCGCTGCGGAGTCGGGCCGGGCGCGGAGCCGGGGCGACGATGACCCGGCTCCCGGTGGCGTCGTCCGGACGTCCGCCCGGTCGCGCACCCGCCCTGTGCGGCGGTCCTCCCCCTGTCCTGCCCGGCGGGAGGCGGCCGTACCCGAACTCCGGGCGGAAACTCAGCCCTTGACCGCCCCCTGCATGATCCCGCCCACGATCTGCTTGCCGAACAGGGCGAAGACGATGAGGAGGGGAACGGTGCCGAGGAAGGCGCCGGCCATGATGAGGGACTGGTCGGGGGTGTAGCCGCGGCCGAGGCCGGCCAGCGCGACCTGGACCGTCGGGTTCCCGGTCTGGGTCAGGACGAGGAACGGCCACAGGAAGTCGTTCCAGGACTGCACGAACGTCAGCATCCCGAGGACGGCCATGGCCGGCCGCGCGGCGGGGAACACGACGTGCCACAGCACCCGCCAACTGCTCGCCCCGTCCACGCGGGCGGCCTCGATGAGTTCGTCGGGCAGCGCCTGGATCAGGTACTGCCGCATGAAGAACACCCCGAAGGCGCTCACCAGCGACGGCAGGATGACGGACTGGAGCTGGTCGGTCCACTCCAGCTCGGCGACCATCATGTAGAGCGGGATGATGCTGAGTTGGGGCGGAACCATCATCGTGCCGACCACGATCAGCATCAGCGCGCCCCGCCCCCGGAACCGGAGTTTGGCGAAGGCGAACCCGGCGATCGTGGACAGGATCACGATGGTGATCGACGAAATCCCGGCCACGATCGTGGTGTTGAGGAACGCCTTGCCGAGGTTGGCGTCCGTCCACGCCTTGTCGAGGTTCTTGAAGAGGTTGGAGCCGAACCAGAACGGGGGCGGCGTCTGGGCCAGCCGGTTGGTGTCGCGGGAGGCGGCGATCGCCGACCACACCAACGGGCCCAGCGAGCCGAACGTGAACAGCCCGAGGACGATGTAGGCGATCGGGCCGCCGTGCAACTGCCCGCCCGCGCGGCCCGACTTGGACAGCCGGCGGCGCGTGCGTTTCGGCGCCGTCTCCTCCGGCGCGGGTTTGGGCAACGTCGTCGTCACCGTCGTACTCCTAACTGCCACTGCTGGAGCGCAGGCGGCGCGAGATGACGTAGTTCACGATGCCGATCACGATGAGGATCAGGAACATCGTCCAGGCGATCGCCGAGGCGCGGCCCAAGTGCTGGTTCACCCAGCCCTGTTCGTACAGGTAGAGGCCGAGCGTCTGGTACTGGTGCTCGCCGCCGCCGGACGCGCCCGTGTTCGGGTCGAACAGCAGGGGCTCACCGAAGACCTGGCTCGCGCCGATCGTGGAGACGACGACCGTGAACAGGATCGTCGGCCGCAGCGACGGCAGCGTGACGTGGATGAACTGCTGCCAGCGGCTCGCCCCGTCCAACGCGGCTGATTCGTACAGGTCGTTGGGGATGGCCTGCATCGCCGCGAGGTAGATCAGCGCGTTGTAGCCGGTCCACCGCCAGATGATGATCGTCGAAACGGCGATCTGCGAGGACCACTTGTCGTTCTGCCAGTCGACCGGGCCCAACCCCACAAGGTCCAGGCCCCAGTTGATCATCCCGTAGTCGTGCCCGAAGAGCAGCACGAAGACGAGCGCGGCGGCGGCGATCGACGTCGCGTACGGCGCGAGGATCACGACCCGGTAGAAAGTCGAGGCGCGCAGACGGTAGTTGAGGATGTGCGCGATGCCCAGCGCCATCAGCAGCTGCGGCACGGTCGAGATGATCCCGATCGTCAGCGTGTTCTTCGCCGCGTTCCAGAAGAAGTCGTCGTCGAAGATCCGCGTGTAGTTGCGCAGCCCCACCCACTTCATGTCGGTGGGCGCGGTCAGCTCCACCTGGTGCAGCGAGGCCCAGCCGGTGTAGACCAGCGGGAACAGCCCGAAGGCCAGGAAGAGCAGGAAGAACGGCGAGACGAACGCGTACGGGCTCCACTTGATGTCCCGCTGCCAGCGGCGCGAGAGCCGGGCCCGGCGCCGCTGCTCCGCCTCGGACGGCTGTCCGGGCGCGGGGCGGCCCGGGGCCGCGCCCCCCTTCGAGGGGGGCGCGGCGGTGTCGTGACTGGCCATGCGGGTCACTTGTCCAGGTTGTTGTCGATGGTCTTGGTGGCGTTGTCCCACGCCTCCTGGATGGACTTGCCCTTCGTCACCAGGAACACGCCGTTGTCGGTCATGCCCTGCTGGATGATCTGGTCCTTCGGGCCGATCGGCTGGACCGGGATGTTCTTGGCGGCCTGGGTGAAGATCTGGCCGATCGGGGCGTCACCGGTCATGTCGTTCTTGCCGGCGGTGACTTGGGGCAGCGTGTACGCGGCGGGCGTGCTCGGGACGCTGCCCTGGACGGCGAAGAGCTTGGCGAGCTGCGCGGGCTGGGTCAGCCAGGTCACCAGCGCCTCGGCCTCCTTGACGTGCTTGCTGGCCTTCGGGACGCCGAGGAACGTGCCGCCCCAGTTACCCGCCTTCGGCGCCTGGGCGACGTCCCACTTGCCGACCGCCTCGGGCTTCGACTTGTCCTTCAGGTAGCCGAGCATCCACGGCGGGCAGGTGACCGCGGCGAACTTGTTGTTGGCGATGCTCTGGTCCCACCCGGTCTGGAACTGCGTCACCGGCTGGACCAGGCCCTTCTGGGCGGCCTCACCGGCGATGTCGAACGCCGCCCGCACCTTGGGGTTGCTCTTGTAGATGACCTCGCCGTCCTTGTCGTAGTACTTCTGCTCCTCGCTGCCCATGATGGAGTTGAACAGGCCACCGGGGGAGTCCATGAAGTAAGTCCCGCTCGGCGCCTTGCTCTTGTAGCGCTCGCCGACGCTGATGACCTTCTTCCAGTCCCCGGCCCACAGCTGGGAGACCTGCTCGCGGTCGGTGGGCAGCCCCGCCGCCTGGAAGAGGTCCTTGCGGTAGCAGATGCCCGTCGGGCCGACGTCCGTGCCCAGGGCGATCGTCTTGCCGTCCTTGGTCGTGGACTGCGCCCACTTCCAGTCGAGCCAGTTGCTCTTGACGACTCCCTCGGCCTTGCCGATGTCCACGAACTTGTCCGCCTGCGTCGCGACGATCTCCGCGATGTTGCCCACTTCGATGGCCTGGACGTCCATCAGGCCGGCGTTGGTGGTGAGGTGGTTGAGGAGCGCCGGGTAGTAGTTCTCGTTGCGCTCGACGACGTTCTCCTGGATCTTGATCTCCGGGTGGAGCTTCTCGTACTCGGTGTAGAGACCGGCCTGCTTGAAGCCCTGCGTACCGAAGAGACCGAGGCTGATAGTCGTCTGCCCCTTGCCACCGCCGCCGCCCGACGACGCCGACGGGTCGCCGGAGGCGTTGTCGTCGCCGTCGTCGGCACAGCCGGCCAGCAGCCCGGCGCCCAGCGACACGGCAGCCGCCAGGACCACCACCCGACGGGAGGTTCGGGATCGTGCTCGCATTGCGTCCTCCTGTTGCCCTGACGTGCCGACCCCCCGGCCAACTGCATGGTTGGGCCCGTTGTTTTCTCGCTGCGGCTCGGGCGGGGAACGTGCGGGATGTGTATGTGTCAGGTAGTGTGGGAGCGCTCCCACAAGTGATGTGTTGAAGAGTCGTCGGTTCCGGCGGGGGTGTCAAGGGCGTCGACGCGGAGAGATGCGTTCAGTTATCGGGACGTTAACTGGAAGCGGGCCAGGTCGGTTTTCGGCCGGACGGGTTCCGCGGGCGAGCGTGCGGAGCGGGCCGTTTCATGTCAGGACAGGGCTGTTAGATTCCAGGCCAGTGCGTAGCGATCGAGGGAAGGCGGGGCCCATGGCAACCCACGGAGCGCGGGGCCGCAGCGGGGGGCGCCCGACCCTTGAGGAAGTCGCCGCGCGCGCGGGCGTCGGCCGTGGCACCGTCTCCCGCGTCATCAACGGCTCCCCGCGGGTCAGCGACGCGACGCGGGCCGCCGTCGAGGCCGCCGTCGCGGAGCTCGGGTACGTCCCCAACACCGCCGCCCGCGCGCTCGCCGCGAACCGCACCGACGCGATAGCGCTCGTCGTCCCCGAGCCGGAGACGCGGTTCTTCTCCGAGCCCTACTTCTCCGACATCCTGCGCGGCGTCGGCGCCGAACTCTCCGACACCGAGATGCAGTTGCTACTGATCTTCGCGGGCAACGACCGGGAGCGGAAGCGGCTCGCGCAGTACCTCGCCGCGCACCGCGTCGACGGCGTCCTGCTCGTCTCCGTCCACGCGGACGACCCCCTGCCCGACCTGCTCGCCCAGCTGGAGATCCCCTCCGTCATCAGCGGTCCGCGCTCCGCCGGGGAGACGCTGCCGTCCGTCGACTCCGACAACTACGGCGGGGGCCGGTCCGCCGCGGAGCATTTGCTCTCGCGCGGGCGGGAACACATCGCCCACATCACCGGTATGCCGGACGTCTACGGCGCGCAGCGGCGTATCGACGGGTACCGGGAGGCCATGGAGGACGCCGGCCGCGAGCCCCTGATCGAGTCCGGGGACTTCACGGAGGAGAGCGGCTACCTCGCGGCCCAGCGCCTGCTGTCCCGCAATCCCCTGCTGGACGCCGTCTTCGCCGGGTCCGACGTCATGGCGGCCGGCGCGCGCCAGGCCCTGCGCGAGGCCGGCCGCCGTATCCCGGAAGACGTAGCTCTCGTGGGGTACGACGACTCCGCCATCGCCCGCCACATGGACCCGCCCCTCACCAGCGTCCGCCAGCCCATCGAGGAGATGGGCCGCCACATGCTGGACCTCCTCCTCACCGAGATCGCCGACCGCCGCCCCGCGGTCTCCCGCGGCCTGGAACGCCGCCAGATCGTGGTCGCCACGGAACTGGTCGTACGAGCCTCGTCCTGAGGGGGTCACCAGCGCCGGGACGGGGGAGGGGGCGGGACTTCCGGACGGCGTGCGGCGCGGCCGGAGGCTTTGTTGGTGACGAGCCAGATGACGCCGAGGATGACGTCACCGGCGGTCCAGGCGATCAGGGTGACCAGGGAGACGGCGGCGGCGGTGATCTCGGTGCCGGCCTGACAGGTCTCGCTGGCCCCGCAGTCGTCGTGGGCCCCCGGGGTGGCGCTGATCACGGCGATCAGCCACAGCAGCATCAGCGCGTTGAACACGAGGATCACCCAGGTCAGCGGCCTCCAGCGAGGCCGGTGCCTACGGCGTGTGCGCCGGGCGGCGGGCGGGGGCGTAGGCGTGGTCCATCCCTGGTACGACATGGCGAGCCTCCCAACGCGAGAACGGCTCTCCCTCGACCATACGGCCCCCGCCCCGACCCGGCAGTTTCTCGGTGGACGGGGGTGGTGCGGGGTGCGACACTCCCCGGCATGCCTGCGCACCCCCTCCTGGACGTCGACGAGATACCCGTCCCTCTGGAGAGCTACCTCCGGGGTATCGGGGAGGTGTTCCGGCGGTTCGGGGCGCCTCAGCAGGACTCGGGGTGTGTCTCCTACGGGGTACGGCTGCCCAGCGGGGAACGCTGGTTCGTGAAGGCGCCGGAGACGCCGGACGCGGCGCGCACGTCGGCTCGGGCATGGCGGTTCCACCAGGAGGTCCGGCACCCCGCGATCGTGCCCCAGCTCCACAGGCTGGGCCCGGCGGTGGTGATGCCCTGGCGGGACGGAGGGCTCCTGTACGACCCCCGACACCGCGCGCGGTTCCGGCGGTTGGCGGTGCCGGAGGTCCAACGCGCCCTGGACCGGCTCCTGGACGCGCACCTCGCGGTCGAAGCGGCGGGCTGGCAGCCGGTGGACCTGTACGACGGCGCCCTCCTCTACGACTTCGACCGCGCCGCCCTGCACCTCATCGACCTCGACGAGTACCGCCCCTCCCCGTTCCGCCTGGACACCGCCCGACTCCCCGGCTCCCGCCGCTTCATGGCCCCCGAGGAGTGGCACCGGGGTGCCCGCATCGACGCACGGACGACCGTGTACGTCCTCGGGCGGGCCGTACGCCTGCTGCTGGACGCGGGGAACGAGGAACGTGAATGGCGAGGCACGGAGCGCCAGTTGGCGGTGGTGCAACAGGCGACACGCCCTGACCCGGTGGAACGGTACGCGGACGTACGTGAGTTGGCGGGGGAGTGGCGAAGCGCGACGGGGTGACGGCCCCGGGCACCCACACCTGACCCCGGCACGCTCACCCGTCCTCGCCCCGAAGCCGCCACCGCACCTCCCCCTCCTGCCATTCACCGGTCCGCGTCAGCCCCGCCGCCTCGGCCACCCGTTCCGACGCCCGGTGGTCGGGATGGACGTGGGCGACGACCGTCCGGACCCCCTCCTGGCGCAGCCACCCGACCATCCCCCGGGCCGCCTCCGAGGCGTACCCCCGCCCTTGCAGGCCGGTGCCGATCACCCAGGCGACCTCGGCCTCGTCGCCGGTCACGGTCGCCTGGACGGTCCCGGCCAGTTCCCCGCTCTCCCGTACCCGTAGTACCCAGTTGAGCCAGCACACGGCGGGATCGGGGGACCCGGCGGTGAGCCGTTCGTAGCGGGCCGCCAGTCCCTCCGGAGTACTAGGGGTACCCCCGATGAACACGTGCAGCGCCGGATCGGCGAGGACGAGGGCCATCTCGGGGGCGTGGGAGGGCTGAAGGGGGAGGAGATCGAGCCGGAGGGTCACGAGGGGAGCGATACGCATGAGAGGTCAGGGTAGTGAAACGACTGAGGGCCGATCTGCCTGAGCAGATCGGCCCTCGTCCGATGAGGGTGAGTAACGGGACTCGAACCCGCGACATCCTGGACCACAACCAGGTGCTCTACCAGCTGAGCTATACCCACCATGACCGGCGCTGGAGTTTGTGCTTTTCCGACCGGCCGAGAAAAAGTGTACAGGGTCCGAAGGGGTGCTCGCGCACGGCTTTCGCGGCGCCCCTTCCGGGGGACCTGCGGGGGTCCGACCAGGGACCTAACTCGCGGGAAGTACGTGCCGGGCGGCGATCGCCTTCGCGGTGTCGGAGTCGGGACCGGGCTGGGGGACGAAGATGGCGTCGCGGTAGTAGCGCAGCTCGGCGATGGACTCGCGGATGTCGGCGAGGGCGCGGTGGTTGCCGTTCTTCTCCGGGCTGTTGAAGTACGCGCGCGGGTACCAGCGCCGGGCCAGCTCCTTGACGGAGGAGACGTCGACGATGCGGTAGTGCAGGTAGGACTCCAGCGCCGGCATGTCCCGGGAGAGGAAGCCCCGGTCGGTGCCGACGGAGTTGCCGCACAGCGGGGCCTTGCCGGGCTCCTTCACGTGCTCACGGACGTACGCGAGGACCTGCTCCTCGGCCTCGGCCAGCGTCGTACCGCCCGCCAGCTCGGCCAGCAGCCCCGACGAGGTGTGCATCTGACGCACCACGTCCGGCATCGTCTCCAGCGCCGAGTCCGGCGGGCGTACGACGATGTCCACCCCCTCGCCGAGCACGTTCAGCTCGGAGTCGGTGACGAGGGCGGCAACCTCGATGAGCGCGTCGTCGGACAGCGAGAGGCCGGTCATCTCGCAGTCGATCCACACCATGCGATCGTTCATGCGTCCACCCTAAGGCTGACATCCGCCGATCGGGTGTACCGCGACCTGGGCAGCTCCCCGGAACCAGGGATGTAGGGGTACCCCTTGCGGGACCCCGCCCGCAGGGACGCCCGACCCTTACGGGACCCCCACCCCCTACGGCAGGACGACGCCGGGCCCGGAAGGGTCACCCCCTCCGGGCCCGGCACCGACCGGTCAACCGATCGGTATGTTCACGCTCCGCTGCGCTGCCCCGGCAGAGCCGCCCGCGCCCCGGCGTACTCCGGCGCGAGCCCGGCGGAGGCCGCCGAGGAGCCGACGGACGCCGTGCGGCGGGCCTGGAGCGGCACCGGCGCCTCCGGGTGCAGCCCGGAAGCGGGCGGCCCCAGCGGGGACGGCACCGGCTCACCCTCCATCGGGCGTTCGCCCTGCGGACGGCGGGCCCGGTAGGCGGCCCGGTACGCGGCCGGCGACGACCCGAGCTGGCGGCGGAAGTGCCCGCGCAGCGCCACCGGCGACCGGAAGCCGCAGCGCCCCGCGACCTCGTCCACCGAGTAGTCGGACGTCTCCAGCAGCCGCTGCGCCTGGAGCACCCGCTGGGTGATCAGCCACTGCAACGGCGCGCTGCCGGTCAGCGAGCGGAACCGGCGGTCGAAGGTGCGCCGGCTCATGTACGCGCGCGCGGCGAGCGTCTCCACGTCGAACTGTTCGTGGAGGTGTTCCAGCGCCCAGGAGACGACCTCGGCGAGCGGGTCGGCCCCGATCTCCTCTGGTAAAGACCTGTCGAGGTAGCGCTCCTGACCGCCCGAGCGGCGCGGCGGGACGACGAGCCGGCGGGCGAGCGCGCCGGCCGCCTCGTTGCCGTGGTCCGTCCGCACGATGTGGAGGCACAGGTCGATCCCGGCCGCCGTGCCGGCGGACGTGAGGACGTCGCCGTCGTCGACGAACAGCTCTCTCGGATCGACGTGCACCGACGGATAACGTTTCGCCAGGGTCGGCGCGTACATCCAGTGGGTGGTCGCCGGACGGCCGTCCAGCAGCCCGGCGGCCGCGAGGACGAAGGCGCCTGTGCAGAGCCCGACGATGCGGGCTCCCTCCTCGTGCGCCCGGCGCAGCGCGTCGAGCGCTTCCTCGGGCGGCGGCGCGGTGATCGAGCGCCAGGCCGGTACGACGACCGTCCCGGCGCGCGAGATCGCCTCCAGCCCGTGTGGCGCGGTGAGTTCCAGGCCCCCTGTGGTCCGCAGCGGGCCGTCCTCGCCGGCGCAGACCAGCAGGCGGTAGCGCGGTACACCGGCGTCCTGACGGTCGATGCCGAACACCGACAGTGGTATGGAACTCTCGAATATGGGGCCGCCGCTGAACAGCAGCACCGCGACGATCTCCTTGCGGCGGCGGCCGGACAGTTTCCGGACAGCGGCTTCCGGCGCGGCGGTGGAGTCGTGGCTCATCCTGCTAAGCCCCCCTCGGTGGTCGCGGCTCCTCGGTTGTGTCGCTCCTGCACGTTTCCCCTCGGTCCTGCACGAGTCCCCCGCCGTAGACAGTCAAGATCGAATCTACTGTGTCGCGCCGTGCCGCGGTGGCCAGTTCTCCACCCGGCACATTGTCGACATGGCAACTTGGCGTAAAGCATTCGATCACGAAGCGTTGCACTACGGGGACGCGCAGGGAAGTGCGCCTCCTGGCAGTGGCCAATCTGCGTAGGGTGTGAGAGGCCCTGGAGACCCTTTCAGTGCAGGTCAAACGGGGGTTAGGGGGTGTTTGGGCGCCCTGATGCACAGGTGCGGGAAGTTGGCTGAAAACCGATGTGGTTGTGCGCGGAAACCGGTCAACCGACCGGTGAGCTTCCGCCGGTGTGACGTCCGCCTCGGTGTGCGCCCGCGCCCGCGCGCGCGGGGCGCCTGTGGTGGTGCGGCGCGCGCTCCTCGGCGAGCACGCGGGCCTCGCAGCGCTCGGACTGCCGCAGCAGCACCCGGCACACTGCGGTGACGGCGGCCAGCCCCAGCGCCGTGCCGGCGGTGCCGCCGAGCGAGGTGCCGTACCAAAGGAGTACTACGGGTACGAGGAGACAGGAGAACGCCGCCCAGCGGATGAGATCGGTCGTCCGGTCGTCGGCGGACTCGGGGGGTCCCTCGGAGGTATTACGGGGTACGGGCATGGTGGTTCCCTGTCTCCCGGGCGGGTGGCGGTCACCGGGATCAACGCCGGTTCGACCGGTCGGTCACTCGGAGGCGGGGGCCGCGTCAGTGAATCCTGTGCAAACCGCCTGTACGGGGC encodes:
- a CDS encoding spermidine synthase, with the translated sequence MAKERSGRRGDGEGVAEEVDGGTARLVPDRDRTRAWTLLVDGAPQSHVDLDDPGFLSFEYQRRLGHVIDLVAPKGKPIHAVHLGGGGFTLARYVAATRPRSTQQVVERDARLVQFVRRELPLDPAARIRVRSTDAREGLAKVPDGWADLVIADVFSGARTPAHLTSTEFLDDVRRTLAPNAVYAANLADGPPLTYLRAQIATAAARFPHLALLADPTVLRGRRFGNAVLVASDAPLPVPELTRRAASDPHPVRIEHGRALTDFTGGATPVTDASATPSPAPPASVFH
- a CDS encoding GH1 family beta-glucosidase is translated as MSEPITPVTFPSTFLWGAATSAYQIEGAVREGGRTPSIWDTFSHTPGKTAAGETGDIAVDHYHRYRDDVALMADMGLNAYRFSVSWSRVQPTGRGPAVQVGLDFYRRLVDELLAAGIKPALTLYHWDLPQELEDAGGWPARDTALRFAEYAQIVGEALGDRVEHWITLNEPWCSAFLGYGSGVHAPGRTDAVASLKAAHHLNLGHGLATSALRSVMPARNSVAISLNSHVLRALSQDPADLEAVRKIDDLANGSFHGPILHGAYPETLLASTSSLTDWSFVQDGDLRTANQPLDALGLNYYAPTLVSAGGAGAKGQGADGHGASTHSPWPGADDVAFHQTPGERTEMGWTIDASGLHELIMRYTREAPGLPLYITENGAAYDDKPDPDGRVHDPERISYLHAHLAAIRHALADGADVRGYFLWSLLDNFEWSYGYGKRFGAVYVDYGTLARTLKSSARWYGQVARTGVLPGVEGERGL
- a CDS encoding carbohydrate ABC transporter permease, with the protein product MTTTLPKPAPEETAPKRTRRRLSKSGRAGGQLHGGPIAYIVLGLFTFGSLGPLVWSAIAASRDTNRLAQTPPPFWFGSNLFKNLDKAWTDANLGKAFLNTTIVAGISSITIVILSTIAGFAFAKLRFRGRGALMLIVVGTMMVPPQLSIIPLYMMVAELEWTDQLQSVILPSLVSAFGVFFMRQYLIQALPDELIEAARVDGASSWRVLWHVVFPAARPAMAVLGMLTFVQSWNDFLWPFLVLTQTGNPTVQVALAGLGRGYTPDQSLIMAGAFLGTVPLLIVFALFGKQIVGGIMQGAVKG
- a CDS encoding carbohydrate ABC transporter permease, producing MASHDTAAPPSKGGAAPGRPAPGQPSEAEQRRRARLSRRWQRDIKWSPYAFVSPFFLLFLAFGLFPLVYTGWASLHQVELTAPTDMKWVGLRNYTRIFDDDFFWNAAKNTLTIGIISTVPQLLMALGIAHILNYRLRASTFYRVVILAPYATSIAAAALVFVLLFGHDYGMINWGLDLVGLGPVDWQNDKWSSQIAVSTIIIWRWTGYNALIYLAAMQAIPNDLYESAALDGASRWQQFIHVTLPSLRPTILFTVVVSTIGASQVFGEPLLFDPNTGASGGGEHQYQTLGLYLYEQGWVNQHLGRASAIAWTMFLILIVIGIVNYVISRRLRSSSGS
- a CDS encoding extracellular solute-binding protein; this translates as MRARSRTSRRVVVLAAAVSLGAGLLAGCADDGDDNASGDPSASSGGGGGKGQTTISLGLFGTQGFKQAGLYTEYEKLHPEIKIQENVVERNENYYPALLNHLTTNAGLMDVQAIEVGNIAEIVATQADKFVDIGKAEGVVKSNWLDWKWAQSTTKDGKTIALGTDVGPTGICYRKDLFQAAGLPTDREQVSQLWAGDWKKVISVGERYKSKAPSGTYFMDSPGGLFNSIMGSEEQKYYDKDGEVIYKSNPKVRAAFDIAGEAAQKGLVQPVTQFQTGWDQSIANNKFAAVTCPPWMLGYLKDKSKPEAVGKWDVAQAPKAGNWGGTFLGVPKASKHVKEAEALVTWLTQPAQLAKLFAVQGSVPSTPAAYTLPQVTAGKNDMTGDAPIGQIFTQAAKNIPVQPIGPKDQIIQQGMTDNGVFLVTKGKSIQEAWDNATKTIDNNLDK
- a CDS encoding LacI family DNA-binding transcriptional regulator: MATHGARGRSGGRPTLEEVAARAGVGRGTVSRVINGSPRVSDATRAAVEAAVAELGYVPNTAARALAANRTDAIALVVPEPETRFFSEPYFSDILRGVGAELSDTEMQLLLIFAGNDRERKRLAQYLAAHRVDGVLLVSVHADDPLPDLLAQLEIPSVISGPRSAGETLPSVDSDNYGGGRSAAEHLLSRGREHIAHITGMPDVYGAQRRIDGYREAMEDAGREPLIESGDFTEESGYLAAQRLLSRNPLLDAVFAGSDVMAAGARQALREAGRRIPEDVALVGYDDSAIARHMDPPLTSVRQPIEEMGRHMLDLLLTEIADRRPAVSRGLERRQIVVATELVVRASS